AAAGGATGAAGAGGTTCCGGAGACAGGGATGACAACAGATAAATCGGTGGCAGAGAAATTACTGAGCCAGGAAATCATGGATCAGGTAAGTAAGCAAGGCGCCATCAATGCCCTCGAAGCAGTCTACAGTAAGGCGCGTTATGCCCGTTTTACCCGAGTGAAGTGGAGTGGAGATTTTTACGACGGCTTATTGTTCGACGATGGCAGTACCATCAGTGTTTACCCGGCCTCGTTTAACAAGCTCACCCTCATTGCCGCGAAATCGGGTGAAGCCGTGTCGGCATAGCGATATTGTGTGGTTAACGCCCTTTGAACCTATGTTCAAAGGGCTTTTTTTGCTTGAAATTCATTGTGTCAATTTTGCAATATAAGATTTCACGTGCAAGTGTTGATGTGCTCTTAATGTCCATATAAGTTGCTAGCTGACCAAACAAAACAAGGGTAATCAGTGGAAGGTTACCTTACTTATAGGGATTTATCGTTGTTGGAGTACGATTAATGAACAATAAAACCATGGGGAAGATCCATCTATCCTCGGCCTCTTCTTTAGCGAACGCTTGCGCTTGCCATTCTCAATCTGCTAAACCTTCCGCAAACTTCCAGTTTTACGGCTATTTTGCCGCATTCCGATTTAGTCACTAATTCTCTATTGCTGCTGTTTTCAACTGCAGCACATTGATAAATAGATTATTTCCCCATTTTGTTTTCTGTCCTTTACGAGGCGGAGACACATTATTACGAGACAAAATTGTGAATCTAAAACTGCTTGGTAGTTCTCTTATTATTGCGGGTACGGCATTGGGTGCCGGTATGTTGGCTATCCCTATGGTATTGGCCCAGTTCGGGCTGGTGTGGGGGACGTTGTTAATGCTGGTGATCTGGCTGGGAACAACGTATGCGGCGCTTCTATTGCTCGAAGCCAGCATCAAAGCAGGGGGCGGCCTTGGTATGAATACCATAGCCCGCAAAACGCTAGGTAAAGGCGGCCAGTTGGTGACGAATAGCTTGCTGTATGCGCTGCTTGTTTGCTTGTTGATGGCGTACATCATTGGGGCTGGGGATTTGGTACAGAAGCTGCTGTCCAGTATTGGCCTTGATCTGAGCCTGATGCAAAGCCAGGTTGCTTTTACGATGATCGCCGGAGTGGTTGTGGCGGCAGGTACTGCAGTGATTGATAAGCTTAACCGTGCACTGTTTGCCGTGATGGTGATTATGTTGGTGCTAACGTTACTCTCCTTGGTACCGACCATTTCAATCGATAACCTTATGGTCGCAACCAGCGACAGTAAAATTGACCTTATCAAAACCAGCTCAGTACTGTTCACTAGTTTCGGCTTCATGGTGGTTATCCCATCTCTGGTGACGTACAACAAAGAAGCGAGCCACAAGCAGCTACGTAACATGGTAGTGATCGGCTCACTTGTGCCATTATTCAGCTACCTCCTATGGTTATATGCGGCAATGGGCAACTTAAGTGCTGAGCAAATGGTTAATTTTAAGAATGTTTCTGAGTTGATTGCAGCGCTGGGGTCGAGCCACAGCATGATTAACATGATTCTGTCAGTGTTCACAGGTCTTGCTCTGCTAACGTCTTTCCTCGGCGTTGCGATGGCTTTGTTTGACCAGAATGTGGATACATTCCGCCAAAATCGAGCTGTGACCTATGTACTGACTTTCATCCTACCGCTGGCCGGTGCGCTGTTTGCCGCGGATCAGTTCCTATCGGTATTAGGCTACGCCGGTATTATCTTGGTGTTCCTTGCGGTATTCATTCCAATGGCAATGACTATAAAGCTACGCAAAGAGGATGACAGTGCCTTCGAGGCCGATGCTTCGGGCGTGTTGTATCAGGCATCTGGTGGTCAGCTGGCGATGGGCTTGAGCTTCCTGTTTGGATTCTTCTTGCTGGCTGCGGAGTTGATTTGATAGCAATATAAAGCGGTTGTGAAAAACCAATAGGAATAAGGGCGTTTACTGGGTAAACGCCCTTTTTGTTTCTACCTGAATGATGAAAAAGGCAAACAGGCTGGATAGGTAGGATGCGACCAAACAAAACTACCTGTTGAAGTTTTAGCGACCAAACAAAAACTTCTAACTGCTCTATGGAGTACTATTTGGAATAGGATAAAGCAGTGTTTTCCAATGGCATTGATAATACAAACTTTCGTGGTTTGCAGCTATATCTCGCCTTCATCCTGTAAATGGCGAAAAAGACCATTATTGTAAACTATTGTGTACACTGAGCTAGGTGCCACCAAGGCAAGGGGTGGGGGAGAAGAAAGCTTTTTGAAACAAGCAATTTGATCTGACTTGGGTATACAATGATGAAAGAAAAGGATTGTGAGGAGGGGACATATGTCCGGTCAAGCTGAAACGCTCTGGGAAACGGCAAACCGAGTTTCTGAGCGTGCGTTGGCAGATGGTAGCCTGATGCCGATAGTTACTGATGCCCAAGTATTAGAGGAAGAGGGGATCGCCTATTTTGCCCATGTCGTCACAGCTAATGCGACCAAGAAGTTCCGAGCTACCTCATCGCAAGGTAATCCGTTCCTGCCTTATGAACCATCTCTGTATGTCGGTGAAGCTGGAAAAGAGCATGTCTGCTTATTGAATAAGTTTCCGGTTCTGTCTCCCCATTTACTTATCTGTTCGAAAACGTTTGTTCCGCAGCAAACCTGCCTCGGTTTGAGTGATTTTCAGGGCTGGTTGAGAGGATTTGATCATCCCGATGTGTTTGGTTTTTACAATAATGGCCCTGTAGCGGGGGCGAGCCAACCCCACCGTCATATGCAGCTAGTCCGTTCACCTATCCCGTTGGAGCAGGTGATTGCCGCTGGGGAGCTGCCTTTTGCGCACCAGTTGGCGCCATTGCAAGCTCTGGATGCTGAAGCTCTGTATGATAGCTACCTTTCAATGATGGCGAATTTGGGGTTATTGGCGGAAGCGGAGGGGGGGAACTGCTCTCCTTATAATCTGCTGCTGACAGAACGTTGGATGTTATTGTTTCCCCGCAGCAAAAATAATATCGAAGGCATTTTTGCCAACGGAATAAACTATTCAGGACGTTTCTTGGTGAAGCATGCAGTCCAACTGGAATGGTTAAAGCAATATGGCTTGATGAACTATCTTGCTGACTGTAGCCGATAGATAGAGTCGATAAAATTAATGGGGCCAGTTTTTGTGGCGCATCGCTTGCGCCGGCAGGCAGCGTGATTATCTGATCTAAAGCGATAGGGGCATAAAAAAACCCGATAGCCAAGCTATCGGGTTTTTATCAGCTATTAAGCTTACTTAGATAAGAATTACTTCTTAGCTTCGCGCTCTTTAACTTCTGCGATTACCTGCTCAGCAACGTTTGCTGGACATGGTGCGTAGTGTGCGAACTCCATAGAGAACTGACCACGGCCAGAAGTCATAGTACGTAGGTGACCGATGTAGCCGAACATTTCTGATAGAGGAACGTCTGCTTTAATACGAACACCAGTAGTACCAGCTTGCTGATCTTTGATCATGCCGCGACGACGGTTAAGGTCACCGATTACGTCACCAACGTGGTCTTCTGGAGTGAACACGTCAACGTGCATGATTGGCTCAAGAAGCTGAGCACCAGCTTTAGGCATAGACTGACGGAATGCACCTTTCGCTGCGATTTCGAATGCTACTGCTGATGAGTCAACTGCGTGGAAGCCACCGTCGAATAGCTCAACTTCAACGTCAAGAACTGGGAAGCCAGCTAGGACACCGTTGTCCATCATGCCTTCGAAGCCTTTCTCAACTGCAGGCCAGAATTCCTTAGGAACGTTACCGCCAACAACAGTTGAAGTGAACTTGAAGCCAGAACCAACTTCACCTGGCTTGATACGGTAGTCAATCTTACCGAACTGACCAGAACCACCAGACTGCTTCTTGTGCGTGTAGCTATCTTCAATTGCTTGAGTGATAGTTTCACGGTAAGCAACCTGTGGCTGACCAACGATTAGGTCTACGCCGTAAGTACGCTTAAGAATGTCAACCTTGATGTCTAGGTGAAGTTCACCCATACCTTTAAGGATGGTTTCGCCAGTTTCTTCGTCAGTCTCAACCTGGAATGATGGATCTTCTGCAACCATCTTACCGATAGCGATACCCATCTTCTCAGAACCGCCTTTGTCTTTAGGCGTTACTGCGATAGAGATTACTGGAGTTGGGAAGATCATTGGCTCAAGAGTACACTCGTGCTTAACATCACATAGAGTGTGACCAGTTTGAACGTTCTTCATACCAACAACAGCGATGATGTCACCAGCTTGTGCTTCAGTAAGCTCGTTACGCTCATCTGCCTGCATCTCAACCATACGGCCGATACGCTCAGTTTTACCTGTTGCAGAGTTAAGGATTGTGTCACCTTTCTTCATCTTACCAGAGTAGATACGGATGAAGGTTAGGGCACCGAAACGGTCGTCCATGATCTTGAACGCAAGAGCACGTAGAGGTTCGTTTTCATCAACAGTTGCAACTTCGCCAGTAGGCTCACCAGTTTCTGGATCTGTTAGCGGCTGAGGATCTACTTCTGTTGGAGCAGGTAGGTAGTCAACAACTGCGTCTAGTACTAGCTGCATACCTTTGTTCTTGAACGCAGAACCACAGAAAGTAGGGAAGAACGCGATGTCACGAGTACCTTTACGGATACAACGCTTGATGTCTTCGATAGAAGGCTCTTCACCTTCCATGTAAGCTTCCATTAGGTCATCGTCCTGCTCAACAGCAGTTTCGATTAGCTCTTCACGGTAAGCTTCAACGTCGTCTACCATGTCAGCAGGAACGTCTTGGATTTCGTAGTTTTCTGGAAGGCCAGTTTCGTCCCAAACGTAAGCTTTACGGCTTAGTAGGTCAACAACACCAACGAAGTCGTCTTCACGACCGATAGGAAGAACCATTACTAGCGGAGTAGCGCCAAGTACGTTCTTAACCTGATCAACAACGTTGAAGAAGTCAGCACCCATACGGTCTAGTTTGTTTACGAAGATCAGACGAGATACTTCTGATTCGTTCGCGTAACGCCAGTTAGTTTCTGACTGAGGCTCAAC
This Photobacterium gaetbulicola Gung47 DNA region includes the following protein-coding sequences:
- a CDS encoding elongation factor G (COG0480), whose amino-acid sequence is MADLSKYRNIGIFAHVDAGKTTTTERILKLTGQIHKTGEVHDGESTTDFMEQEAERGITIQSAAVSCFWNDHRLNVIDTPGHVDFTVEVYRSLKVLDGGIGVFCGSGGVEPQSETNWRYANESEVSRLIFVNKLDRMGADFFNVVDQVKNVLGATPLVMVLPIGREDDFVGVVDLLSRKAYVWDETGLPENYEIQDVPADMVDDVEAYREELIETAVEQDDDLMEAYMEGEEPSIEDIKRCIRKGTRDIAFFPTFCGSAFKNKGMQLVLDAVVDYLPAPTEVDPQPLTDPETGEPTGEVATVDENEPLRALAFKIMDDRFGALTFIRIYSGKMKKGDTILNSATGKTERIGRMVEMQADERNELTEAQAGDIIAVVGMKNVQTGHTLCDVKHECTLEPMIFPTPVISIAVTPKDKGGSEKMGIAIGKMVAEDPSFQVETDEETGETILKGMGELHLDIKVDILKRTYGVDLIVGQPQVAYRETITQAIEDSYTHKKQSGGSGQFGKIDYRIKPGEVGSGFKFTSTVVGGNVPKEFWPAVEKGFEGMMDNGVLAGFPVLDVEVELFDGGFHAVDSSAVAFEIAAKGAFRQSMPKAGAQLLEPIMHVDVFTPEDHVGDVIGDLNRRRGMIKDQQAGTTGVRIKADVPLSEMFGYIGHLRTMTSGRGQFSMEFAHYAPCPANVAEQVIAEVKEREAKK
- a CDS encoding tyrosine transporter (COG0814); the protein is MNLKLLGSSLIIAGTALGAGMLAIPMVLAQFGLVWGTLLMLVIWLGTTYAALLLLEASIKAGGGLGMNTIARKTLGKGGQLVTNSLLYALLVCLLMAYIIGAGDLVQKLLSSIGLDLSLMQSQVAFTMIAGVVVAAGTAVIDKLNRALFAVMVIMLVLTLLSLVPTISIDNLMVATSDSKIDLIKTSSVLFTSFGFMVVIPSLVTYNKEASHKQLRNMVVIGSLVPLFSYLLWLYAAMGNLSAEQMVNFKNVSELIAALGSSHSMINMILSVFTGLALLTSFLGVAMALFDQNVDTFRQNRAVTYVLTFILPLAGALFAADQFLSVLGYAGIILVFLAVFIPMAMTIKLRKEDDSAFEADASGVLYQASGGQLAMGLSFLFGFFLLAAELI
- a CDS encoding Ap4A phosphorylase II, which encodes MSGQAETLWETANRVSERALADGSLMPIVTDAQVLEEEGIAYFAHVVTANATKKFRATSSQGNPFLPYEPSLYVGEAGKEHVCLLNKFPVLSPHLLICSKTFVPQQTCLGLSDFQGWLRGFDHPDVFGFYNNGPVAGASQPHRHMQLVRSPIPLEQVIAAGELPFAHQLAPLQALDAEALYDSYLSMMANLGLLAEAEGGNCSPYNLLLTERWMLLFPRSKNNIEGIFANGINYSGRFLVKHAVQLEWLKQYGLMNYLADCSR